One Methanococcoides sp. AM1 genomic window carries:
- a CDS encoding PKD domain-containing protein yields YTVNLTVSNINGTASEIKTGYINVTSVPILPVSDFSANVTEGYAPLTVSFTDLSTNATSWSWDIDADG; encoded by the coding sequence TGTATACTGTCAATCTTACTGTCAGTAATATTAATGGCACTGCTTCCGAAATCAAGACCGGTTATATCAATGTGACATCCGTTCCTATACTTCCGGTATCCGATTTCAGTGCTAATGTCACTGAAGGCTATGCACCACTTACTGTTTCATTCACTGATCTCTCAACCAATGCAACGTCATGGTCCTGGGATATTGATGCTGACGGTA